Proteins encoded in a region of the Sphingomonas japonica genome:
- a CDS encoding antitoxin Xre/MbcA/ParS toxin-binding domain-containing protein encodes MVEIAPGARTSTGPSGIPAELEAFFTIADRWRLSTDDQIRLLGSPGRSTFFKWKKEGGSLPADTVERISHLLNVWKSLRILFTIDERAEQWVRRPNEFFDGEAAIDVMLHGGVSDIYRVRQYLDAQRGG; translated from the coding sequence ATGGTGGAGATCGCGCCCGGTGCTCGAACGAGCACTGGGCCTTCCGGGATTCCGGCCGAGCTTGAGGCCTTCTTTACGATCGCCGATCGATGGCGACTCTCGACCGACGACCAGATCAGGCTTCTAGGCTCGCCCGGCAGGTCGACGTTCTTCAAGTGGAAGAAGGAGGGCGGCTCGCTGCCCGCGGACACCGTCGAGCGGATATCGCACCTCCTGAACGTCTGGAAGTCGCTGCGCATCCTGTTCACCATTGACGAGCGGGCGGAGCAGTGGGTGCGGCGCCCCAACGAGTTCTTCGACGGCGAGGCGGCAATCGACGTCATGCTCCATGGTGGCGTCTCCGACATCTACCGCGTCCGGCAGTACCTCGATGCCCAGCGGGGAGGCTGA
- a CDS encoding anti-phage deoxyguanosine triphosphatase produces MSWLDRREGWSPQAEDARDEAAVDYARVIHSASFRRLQGKTQILNLGDGDFYRTRLTHSIEVAQIAGGIARQLQKDFPEHSAQPSIPDLSLIQAIGATHDLGHPPFGHGGEVALNYCMRDAGGFEGNGQTLRIVARLERFSTDAGANLTRRTLLGVLKYPAAFSVVASTDQDMKPRLATGTTAVHLIDRKASKPPKCYLDAEADVVDWMLRTLGDADRDRFVRWKAVDGGHGKTLHKSFDCTIMDVADDIAFGVHDLEDALALRLMDERDICALVPEEDCACFLDGLKERYPQEFANNVYEGFVQALCGEPGRRKRFVNRMVHHLITHCRIETDDAFVEPLLRYGVALPAPQRRFLDALKTAVAKRVIKSASVQHLEFKGQNMVVAVFEALSSDPKSLLPESTLERYLASSDPVRVICDHIAGMTDAFLLKTYERLFSPRMGSVFDRI; encoded by the coding sequence TTGTCCTGGCTTGACCGGCGCGAGGGATGGAGCCCTCAGGCTGAGGACGCGCGCGACGAGGCGGCGGTCGACTACGCGCGGGTCATCCATTCCGCCTCGTTCCGGCGGCTGCAGGGCAAGACGCAGATCCTTAACCTTGGCGATGGCGACTTCTACCGCACGCGGTTGACCCACTCGATCGAGGTCGCCCAGATCGCCGGCGGCATCGCGCGGCAGCTCCAAAAGGATTTCCCCGAGCATTCCGCGCAGCCCTCGATCCCCGACCTGAGCCTGATCCAGGCGATCGGCGCGACACACGATCTCGGACACCCACCCTTCGGCCACGGCGGCGAGGTCGCCCTCAACTACTGCATGCGCGACGCGGGCGGGTTTGAGGGGAACGGCCAGACGCTGCGCATAGTCGCTAGGCTGGAACGCTTCTCCACCGACGCCGGCGCGAACCTGACCCGTCGCACGCTCCTCGGCGTGCTCAAGTATCCCGCCGCCTTCTCGGTCGTCGCCAGCACCGATCAGGACATGAAGCCACGGCTGGCCACCGGCACCACCGCCGTGCACTTGATCGACCGGAAGGCGTCGAAGCCGCCGAAGTGCTATCTCGACGCCGAGGCCGACGTCGTCGACTGGATGCTCAGGACGCTGGGCGATGCGGACCGAGATCGCTTCGTCCGCTGGAAGGCCGTCGACGGCGGGCACGGCAAGACGCTCCACAAGTCGTTCGACTGCACGATCATGGACGTCGCCGACGACATCGCGTTCGGCGTGCACGACCTCGAGGACGCGCTCGCGCTGAGGCTGATGGACGAGAGGGACATCTGCGCCCTGGTGCCCGAGGAGGACTGCGCCTGCTTCCTCGACGGGCTGAAGGAGCGCTATCCGCAGGAGTTCGCGAACAACGTGTACGAAGGATTTGTCCAGGCGCTCTGCGGCGAGCCCGGGCGCCGCAAGCGGTTCGTAAACCGCATGGTCCACCACCTCATCACGCACTGCCGCATCGAGACCGATGATGCCTTCGTGGAACCGCTGCTGCGCTATGGCGTGGCGCTGCCGGCGCCGCAGCGCCGGTTTCTCGACGCCCTTAAGACCGCCGTCGCCAAGCGCGTGATCAAGAGCGCGTCGGTTCAGCATCTCGAATTCAAGGGCCAGAACATGGTGGTGGCCGTGTTCGAGGCGCTGTCCTCCGATCCGAAGTCGCTGCTGCCCGAGTCGACGCTGGAGCGTTATCTCGCCTCCAGCGACCCGGTCCGGGTCATCTGCGACCATATCGCCGGCATGACCGACGCTTTCCTGCTGAAGACCTACGAGCGGCTGTTTAGCCCGCGGATGGGCTCGGTGTTCGACCGCATCTGA
- a CDS encoding SOS response-associated peptidase, with translation MCNRYRLSADQAALIERYGASALGEYGRLPEGELFPKKSAWVVRSSDDGERVLDVMAWGFPHQLPGKRIDKATGKPVMLSKEVTNVRNLSSPFWRSALVNPARRCLVPFSAFSEYGQTRGADGKLPLHWFDVPSRPIVSFAGIWRPMADGGEAVFAFLTTEPNAIVAPIHPKAMPVLLHDEDEGMWLSAPLDEALALVAPYPSQLMRTL, from the coding sequence ATGTGCAACCGCTATCGCCTGTCAGCCGACCAGGCCGCGCTGATCGAGCGCTATGGCGCGTCGGCGCTTGGCGAGTATGGGCGGCTGCCCGAGGGTGAGCTATTCCCCAAGAAGTCCGCTTGGGTAGTGCGCAGCTCCGACGATGGCGAACGAGTGCTAGACGTGATGGCGTGGGGCTTTCCGCATCAGTTGCCGGGCAAGCGGATCGACAAGGCCACCGGCAAGCCGGTGATGCTGTCAAAGGAAGTGACCAACGTCCGCAACCTGTCGAGCCCATTTTGGCGATCGGCGCTCGTCAACCCGGCGCGGCGCTGCCTGGTGCCCTTCAGTGCCTTCAGCGAATATGGGCAGACCCGCGGCGCCGACGGCAAGCTTCCACTGCACTGGTTCGATGTCCCGTCGAGGCCAATCGTCAGCTTCGCCGGTATCTGGCGTCCGATGGCAGACGGGGGCGAGGCGGTGTTCGCGTTCCTGACGACCGAGCCCAACGCGATCGTCGCGCCGATCCATCCCAAGGCGATGCCGGTGCTGTTGCACGACGAGGACGAGGGGATGTGGTTGAGCGCGCCGCTCGACGAGGCGCTGGCGCTGGTGGCGCCGTATCCGTCGCAGTTGATGCGCACCCTTTGA
- a CDS encoding RES family NAD+ phosphorylase has protein sequence MPSGEAEFARVDIAIDLFRLIPSRFPPVEVYNGIVANDRVDELAEVETRTNPRLRSESRLLQAAGGPRPPQLQNWNLAPFKYLNPEGSRFFGPARPALEMAEDRQTALAVSVERRQRFLARTGEPPIGLDMRMLKTPVCGQFLDLRHVPADASHDDRRRIGDRIADGVDGILYRPPERPSAMCVAVLRGETLGHSIQTVHYRFVWNGSCVDTLYAFDGEGREIPADILGSVVDALAA, from the coding sequence ATGCCCAGCGGGGAGGCTGAGTTCGCAAGGGTCGACATCGCGATCGACCTGTTCCGCCTAATCCCGTCGCGGTTCCCGCCCGTGGAAGTCTATAACGGGATCGTCGCCAACGACAGGGTCGATGAGCTGGCGGAGGTCGAGACGCGCACGAACCCGCGGCTGCGGTCGGAGAGCCGGTTGCTGCAGGCTGCGGGAGGCCCGCGTCCACCGCAGTTGCAAAACTGGAACCTCGCCCCTTTCAAGTACCTTAATCCTGAGGGAAGCCGCTTTTTCGGGCCGGCGAGGCCGGCGCTTGAGATGGCGGAGGACAGGCAGACCGCTCTCGCCGTCTCGGTCGAGAGGCGGCAGCGCTTCCTCGCGCGGACGGGTGAACCGCCGATCGGACTCGACATGCGTATGCTGAAGACGCCGGTCTGCGGGCAGTTCCTCGACCTGCGCCATGTACCTGCCGACGCGAGCCATGATGACCGGCGCCGGATCGGCGACAGGATCGCTGACGGTGTCGACGGCATACTCTACCGGCCGCCGGAGCGTCCGAGCGCAATGTGCGTCGCCGTCCTGCGCGGCGAGACGCTGGGCCACTCAATCCAGACCGTGCACTACCGCTTCGTCTGGAACGGCTCGTGCGTCGACACGCTCTATGCGTTCGACGGAGAAGGGAGGGAGATTCCGGCCGATATCCTCGGCTCCGTCGTGGACGCGCTGGCCGCTTAG
- a CDS encoding DCC1-like thiol-disulfide oxidoreductase family protein: MSVMDTLKVWHDGACPLCRTEIAAMRRLDARGAIRFVDAATAE; the protein is encoded by the coding sequence ATGTCCGTCATGGACACACTCAAGGTATGGCACGACGGCGCGTGCCCGCTGTGCCGGACGGAGATCGCGGCGATGCGACGCCTCGACGCACGCGGCGCGATACGCTTCGTGGACGCCGCGACCGCGGAGTAG
- a CDS encoding JAB domain-containing protein has protein sequence MADRSDAADRVSAQGAECGERDDIAALSAALYLIDPAKPQQRAQQLLDRFGSLTAILGAGGAAETSGPIAARDREAIRALSNLFEAALRREIDKRLPLGNWQAVNDYLHLLHAGERIEVLRALFLDSRNQLIRSEVLQRGTTDQCPLHVREVLARALALGANGIILAHNHPSGDATPSKADVAITHALAMGARHLDIILHDHIIVTRSGCSSMRSLGTVW, from the coding sequence ATGGCTGATCGTTCTGACGCTGCTGATCGGGTCTCTGCGCAGGGTGCCGAGTGCGGCGAGCGAGACGATATAGCGGCGCTCAGCGCGGCGCTTTATCTCATCGACCCTGCCAAGCCACAGCAGCGCGCACAGCAGCTTCTAGATCGCTTTGGTAGCCTGACCGCCATCCTCGGGGCAGGTGGCGCGGCCGAGACGTCCGGCCCGATAGCCGCGCGGGATCGCGAAGCCATCAGGGCTTTATCTAATCTATTCGAAGCAGCACTTCGGCGGGAGATCGACAAGCGCTTGCCACTCGGCAACTGGCAAGCGGTCAATGATTATCTGCATTTGCTTCATGCCGGCGAACGCATCGAAGTGCTCCGCGCCTTGTTCCTCGATTCGAGGAACCAACTGATCCGTTCCGAAGTGCTCCAAAGAGGCACCACGGACCAATGCCCGTTACACGTCCGCGAGGTTCTGGCGCGCGCGCTCGCGTTGGGGGCCAATGGGATCATTCTCGCGCATAATCACCCGAGCGGCGACGCGACGCCGAGCAAGGCCGACGTCGCCATTACGCATGCGCTGGCCATGGGCGCGAGACATCTCGACATCATCCTTCACGATCATATTATCGTAACGAGATCAGGGTGCAGCAGTATGCGATCCCTGGGTACCGTCTGGTGA
- a CDS encoding helix-turn-helix domain-containing protein, whose product MPGPKLPSERQQQCLSLSAQGLTSKEIGRRLSISHHTVESHITAAKIALGSRSRSEATAIMASLKTTSGSPAIAETDGPTTPICPDVGGDLPINPGGRASEVRETLARFDLGHPVPVGQTLPGVGRLSLGKKLLIALATAVIAPLIVTGIIVVGREAYFSPIDGLPPGKNKGAATQVADGDANGREDQEPYRE is encoded by the coding sequence ATGCCCGGACCTAAACTGCCGTCCGAACGCCAGCAACAGTGCCTCAGCCTTTCGGCGCAAGGGCTGACTTCCAAGGAAATTGGTCGGCGGCTGAGCATCTCCCACCATACCGTCGAAAGTCATATCACCGCCGCCAAGATCGCGCTGGGAAGCCGTTCGCGGTCGGAAGCGACTGCCATTATGGCATCCCTGAAAACCACTAGTGGCTCGCCAGCGATTGCTGAGACGGACGGCCCGACCACACCAATCTGCCCAGACGTCGGGGGCGATCTGCCGATCAATCCCGGGGGTAGAGCGAGCGAGGTTCGAGAAACTTTAGCACGCTTCGACTTGGGGCATCCGGTTCCCGTCGGCCAAACTTTGCCAGGAGTAGGTCGACTATCTTTAGGCAAGAAGCTGCTCATCGCGCTGGCCACGGCTGTGATCGCCCCGCTCATTGTAACGGGGATCATAGTGGTGGGGCGAGAAGCCTACTTCTCTCCGATCGATGGTTTACCGCCCGGCAAGAACAAGGGGGCTGCCACGCAGGTGGCGGACGGCGATGCCAATGGGCGAGAAGATCAAGAACCGTATCGCGAATGA
- a CDS encoding TM0106 family RecB-like putative nuclease gives MQRLDGTTLFSASDLVNFMGCTHATALDLRQLDHPVELAPDGEQARLLQEKGMEHERAYLARLRAEGRTVVEIDGEGGIEGRAERTRAALRDGADVIYQGAFLDMPWLGYSDFLLKVDRPSRLGDHAYEVADTKLARSAKPKHILQMCVYCDILEREQGVAPETMHVVLGDGTVASVRVDAVLHYFRFAQQRFLGFAGAAVGVSAGTPCGHCLFCRWAEACKAEWDAASHLSLVAGMTRGQADALRAAGVPDLIALAAMPMDARVDGVRSEPLTRLREQARLQAHQRATGERVVELLDAEPGRGLARLPKPDAGDMFFDMEGDPLFEGGLEYLFGIVTVDGGEERFHEFWAHDREGEKVAFQRAVDFMVDRIQRFPGAHIYHYASYEETALKRLAMLHGTREGAVDDFLRQHRLVDLYRVVREAIRTSEPAYSIKNMEKFYLGAARGGEVTNAGDSIVIYERWRRIGGDQLLADIGEYNRVDCSSTLSCRDWLVGMRVPDAPWSVWAPEDDARGAAEDRTEAEERVAAMSAALLAGDHATEGWRRLLVDLLEFHRRESKPGWWSVFSRQDLPHAELLEDAECLAGLTAHPDVPPRPEKRSLIHTFRFPAQDFKLKIGDSPKRAGTLEPAGDVVAIDEDGLIIELKLGPSRSAIVDGTALIPSGPVGDKPLRAAVYRFAESIRDGDLGRYAAVLSILRRDKPSIEGHAPGAPVVDGQDLASTIAALLALRDSHLLIQGPPGAGKTYTASHAIVALLAEGKRVGIASNGHKAINQLLGEVEALAAANGLAFSGIKKNSYEHQILGTGRWIQETFDNKAVTTGHQLVAGTAWLFAREEHDRAFDYLFVDEAGQVGLANVVAMGVAARNIVLIGDQMQLAQPIQGTHPGGSGVSALLHILEDQPTVPADRGVFLAETRRMHPDLCAFVSAAIYEGRLRSAPGMEVQAVLVDPAADPEAIATAGLRFVDVASVGCTQRSRPEAERLDRTYRALLGGMWRDRHGQERRIGVDDILVVSPYNMQVELLKRALPDGARVGTVDKFQGQEAAVVLVSMATSSGEDLPRNIDFLYSRNRLNVAISRARCLAVIYANPRLLEIPCNTIAQMELVNGLCWARSFADAQRAAAL, from the coding sequence ATGCAGCGGCTCGACGGGACCACGCTATTCTCGGCAAGCGATCTAGTGAACTTCATGGGTTGCACGCACGCGACCGCGCTCGACCTCCGTCAGCTCGACCACCCGGTCGAGCTGGCGCCCGACGGGGAGCAGGCCAGGCTGCTGCAGGAGAAGGGGATGGAGCACGAGCGCGCCTATCTCGCGCGGCTCCGTGCCGAGGGCCGGACGGTCGTCGAGATCGACGGCGAGGGCGGGATTGAGGGCCGCGCCGAGCGCACGCGGGCGGCGCTTCGTGATGGCGCGGACGTGATCTACCAGGGCGCGTTCCTCGACATGCCCTGGCTCGGATACTCCGACTTCCTGCTGAAGGTCGATCGGCCCTCCAGGCTCGGCGATCACGCATACGAGGTCGCCGACACCAAGCTCGCCCGCTCGGCCAAGCCGAAGCACATTCTGCAGATGTGCGTGTACTGCGACATCCTCGAGCGTGAGCAGGGGGTCGCGCCCGAGACGATGCACGTCGTGCTGGGTGACGGCACCGTCGCGAGCGTCCGGGTGGACGCCGTGCTCCACTACTTCCGCTTCGCCCAGCAGCGGTTCCTCGGCTTCGCCGGCGCGGCGGTCGGGGTCTCGGCCGGCACACCCTGCGGGCACTGCTTGTTTTGCCGCTGGGCGGAGGCGTGCAAGGCGGAATGGGACGCGGCCAGCCACCTCAGCCTGGTCGCCGGCATGACCCGTGGACAGGCGGACGCGCTCCGCGCCGCCGGCGTCCCCGACCTGATCGCGCTCGCCGCGATGCCGATGGACGCGCGCGTCGACGGTGTGCGGTCCGAGCCACTGACGCGGCTGCGCGAGCAGGCCCGTCTCCAGGCCCACCAGCGCGCGACCGGGGAGCGCGTCGTCGAGCTGCTCGATGCCGAGCCGGGCCGTGGCCTGGCCCGGCTGCCGAAACCCGACGCGGGCGACATGTTCTTCGACATGGAGGGCGACCCGCTGTTCGAGGGCGGCCTCGAGTATCTGTTCGGCATCGTCACGGTCGACGGTGGCGAGGAGCGCTTCCACGAGTTTTGGGCGCATGACCGAGAGGGGGAGAAGGTGGCCTTCCAGCGCGCCGTCGACTTCATGGTCGATCGCATTCAGCGTTTTCCGGGCGCCCACATCTACCACTACGCATCCTACGAGGAGACCGCGCTCAAGCGGCTCGCGATGCTCCACGGGACGCGCGAGGGCGCGGTCGACGACTTCCTGCGCCAGCATCGGCTGGTCGACCTCTACCGCGTCGTGCGCGAGGCGATCCGAACGTCGGAGCCGGCCTACTCGATCAAGAACATGGAGAAGTTCTACCTCGGCGCGGCCCGCGGCGGCGAGGTGACCAACGCCGGCGACAGCATCGTGATCTACGAGCGCTGGCGGCGAATCGGCGGCGACCAGCTGCTGGCCGACATCGGCGAGTACAACCGCGTGGACTGCAGTTCGACGCTCAGCTGCCGCGACTGGCTCGTCGGCATGAGGGTGCCGGACGCGCCGTGGAGCGTCTGGGCGCCCGAGGACGACGCGCGGGGCGCCGCCGAGGACCGCACCGAGGCGGAGGAGAGGGTGGCGGCGATGTCCGCCGCGCTGCTCGCGGGCGACCACGCCACCGAGGGATGGCGGCGGCTGCTCGTGGACCTGCTCGAGTTCCACCGCCGCGAGAGCAAGCCCGGCTGGTGGTCGGTTTTCTCGCGCCAGGACCTGCCGCATGCCGAATTGCTTGAGGACGCGGAATGCCTAGCCGGCCTCACCGCCCATCCCGACGTGCCGCCCCGTCCCGAGAAGCGGTCCCTCATCCACACGTTCCGGTTCCCGGCGCAGGACTTCAAGCTGAAGATCGGTGACAGCCCGAAGCGCGCCGGCACGTTGGAGCCTGCCGGCGACGTCGTCGCGATCGACGAGGACGGGCTGATCATCGAGCTCAAGCTCGGGCCCAGCCGCAGCGCCATCGTCGACGGCACCGCGCTGATCCCGTCCGGACCGGTCGGCGACAAGCCCCTGCGCGCCGCCGTGTACCGGTTCGCTGAATCCATCCGCGACGGCGATCTCGGCCGCTATGCCGCGGTGCTGTCGATCCTGCGCCGCGACAAGCCGTCGATCGAGGGCCATGCGCCGGGCGCGCCGGTGGTGGATGGCCAGGATCTCGCGTCGACCATCGCGGCGCTGCTGGCGCTGCGCGACAGCCATCTGCTGATCCAGGGGCCGCCGGGCGCGGGGAAGACCTACACGGCCTCGCACGCAATCGTGGCGCTGCTCGCCGAGGGCAAGCGGGTCGGCATCGCGTCGAACGGCCACAAGGCGATCAACCAGCTGCTCGGTGAGGTCGAGGCGCTCGCCGCCGCCAACGGTCTGGCGTTCAGCGGCATCAAGAAGAACAGCTACGAGCACCAGATCCTCGGCACCGGCCGGTGGATCCAGGAGACCTTCGACAACAAGGCCGTGACGACGGGGCACCAGCTGGTCGCGGGGACGGCCTGGCTGTTCGCGCGCGAGGAGCACGACCGCGCCTTCGATTATCTCTTCGTCGACGAGGCGGGACAGGTCGGGTTGGCCAACGTCGTCGCGATGGGCGTGGCGGCGCGCAACATCGTCCTGATCGGCGACCAGATGCAGCTCGCGCAGCCGATTCAGGGCACGCATCCGGGTGGCAGCGGGGTGTCGGCGCTCCTGCACATCCTCGAGGATCAGCCCACCGTCCCGGCCGACCGCGGCGTGTTTCTCGCCGAGACCCGGCGCATGCACCCGGACCTCTGCGCTTTCGTGTCCGCCGCCATCTACGAGGGTCGACTGCGCTCCGCGCCGGGCATGGAGGTGCAGGCCGTGCTCGTCGATCCGGCGGCAGACCCCGAGGCGATCGCCACTGCCGGCCTGCGCTTCGTGGACGTGGCGAGCGTCGGCTGCACGCAGCGCTCGCGCCCCGAGGCCGAGCGGCTGGACCGGACGTATCGCGCCCTGCTTGGCGGCATGTGGCGCGACCGGCACGGTCAGGAGCGGCGGATCGGCGTCGACGACATCCTCGTCGTCAGCCCCTACAACATGCAGGTCGAGCTGCTGAAGCGCGCGCTGCCGGACGGCGCGCGGGTTGGCACCGTCGACAAGTTCCAGGGTCAGGAGGCGGCTGTCGTGCTGGTCTCGATGGCGACGTCGAGCGGCGAGGACCTGCCGCGCAACATCGACTTCCTCTACAGCCGCAACCGCCTGAATGTGGCGATCAGCCGCGCCCGCTGCCTGGCCGTGATCTACGCCAACCCGCGGCTGCTCGAGATACCGTGCAACACGATCGCACAGATGGAGCTCGTCAACGGCCTATGCTGGGCACGGAGCTTCGCTGATGCGCAGCGGGCGGCCGCGCTGTGA
- a CDS encoding DUF6527 family protein: MSVARLEPRFVEEMPEPLEPGFFYVSLEHRSMLHLCACGCGEEVSLPLTPLDWHFTYDGEDISVWPSVGSWSLPCRSHYVVDRGRVRWASDWSEEEVAAGRRRDRRRRESHEAHEVGAAEPATVPAGQMPAAGEVSTPKDGASGAFAAARRWLSALWPRD; encoded by the coding sequence GTGAGCGTCGCCCGGCTCGAGCCGCGCTTCGTCGAGGAGATGCCGGAGCCACTCGAGCCCGGCTTCTTCTATGTCTCGCTGGAGCATCGCTCCATGCTCCACCTGTGCGCGTGCGGCTGCGGCGAGGAGGTGTCGCTGCCGCTGACGCCGCTCGACTGGCACTTCACCTACGATGGCGAGGACATCTCGGTGTGGCCGTCCGTGGGCAGTTGGAGCCTGCCGTGCCGGTCGCACTACGTGGTCGACCGCGGGCGGGTGCGCTGGGCCTCCGACTGGTCCGAGGAGGAGGTCGCCGCGGGGCGCCGCCGCGACCGACGACGGCGCGAGTCGCATGAAGCGCACGAGGTCGGGGCGGCTGAGCCCGCGACGGTGCCGGCCGGGCAGATGCCGGCCGCCGGCGAGGTTTCGACGCCCAAGGACGGGGCGTCAGGAGCGTTCGCCGCCGCGCGGCGGTGGCTGTCGGCGCTGTGGCCAAGGGACTGA
- a CDS encoding helix-turn-helix domain-containing protein, with translation MILKDMMNGHLKIAKDDAAYRDTAAAKLLSQGLIMAATERGLSQRAIAKLLGYKQSVVLSHMALGRVPIPLDRAQQLAEILLLSPETFTLAVLQQRHPSVRWVEMFGTTEARRRDGKLVRDIEAILDTTIDHLSDEQTLVMREVAADRNAANRWLSVHEIPVIALLRTIRPRMCVDGISSEDVEALRKALSEHGDTGPS, from the coding sequence GTGATTTTGAAGGATATGATGAACGGCCATTTGAAGATAGCAAAGGATGATGCGGCGTATCGAGACACCGCTGCAGCCAAGCTCCTGTCGCAAGGGCTGATCATGGCGGCAACGGAGCGAGGGCTCAGCCAGCGCGCAATAGCGAAATTGCTAGGTTACAAACAGTCTGTCGTGTTGAGCCACATGGCGCTTGGCAGAGTCCCAATCCCATTGGATCGCGCACAACAGCTTGCCGAAATCCTTCTGCTCAGCCCCGAGACTTTCACGCTTGCCGTTTTGCAGCAGCGCCACCCCTCAGTGAGGTGGGTAGAGATGTTTGGCACTACCGAAGCACGGCGAAGGGATGGCAAGCTCGTCCGAGATATTGAGGCAATCCTCGATACGACTATCGATCATTTGAGCGACGAGCAAACCCTAGTAATGCGCGAGGTTGCCGCCGATAGGAACGCAGCAAATCGGTGGTTATCCGTTCATGAGATCCCAGTCATCGCTCTTCTTAGGACGATCCGACCCCGGATGTGCGTCGATGGAATATCGTCGGAAGATGTCGAAGCCTTAAGGAAAGCGCTAAGTGAGCATGGCGACACCGGCCCATCTTGA
- a CDS encoding DUF262 domain-containing protein codes for MSYQSITIADAISRVNQSLFLPAIQRPYVWKQEAIVSLFDSLLQGYPISSFLFWSVERDNRRNWSIFKFNERYRQGEPWNDKVEPDGRDVMFVLDGQQRLTSLLIGLRGSYTSRQRYGRRDKAASFRAHHLYLDLFQDPEAFDNDDEVTANRYGIKFSDVAPRSDHRHLWIKIGDILDLEHEERLASYMDQRFVAAGDRVTTDQLVVAEANLRRLHQRIWLDRPVSFHVETSQDIERVLAIFIRANDGGTKLSKADLLMSVVTTTWGDNYVREEVLGLVNRLNKGMGSEFSFDKDLVMRACLVLSELPTVYSVANFNAHNMDVMRENWPLVRRSLEGAVALAARFGLDSNMLTSTNTIIPIAYYLSRLDGHSLDGTSSFDVNNRERIRRWLFSSLINGVFGGNSDQTIAACRDTIREASRTSRDFPLRELARDLRTRRNRYIAFDEEGVKRLLGMNYGSKQTSLALSMLYDGRQFRARYHVDHVVSTASLSERALRERGVPGAVIERIRASANRLGNLQLLIDRENLNKSDGALAPWLEDRGHSFRERHMIPDDPSLWEPEAFLEFLEAREDIMKKALQRFLIIDEVA; via the coding sequence ATGTCCTACCAGTCGATCACCATCGCCGATGCGATTTCCCGTGTGAATCAGTCGCTGTTTCTCCCCGCGATCCAGCGCCCCTACGTCTGGAAGCAGGAAGCGATCGTCAGTCTCTTCGACAGTCTTTTGCAAGGCTACCCGATTAGCAGCTTCCTGTTCTGGTCTGTCGAGCGAGATAATCGCCGCAATTGGAGCATCTTCAAGTTCAATGAGCGCTATCGCCAAGGCGAGCCGTGGAACGACAAGGTTGAGCCAGATGGCCGCGATGTCATGTTTGTCCTTGACGGACAGCAGCGCCTGACTTCCCTACTTATCGGTCTGCGGGGCAGTTATACGTCGCGCCAGCGCTACGGCCGGCGTGACAAGGCCGCCAGCTTTCGGGCGCACCATCTGTATCTCGACCTGTTTCAGGATCCAGAAGCGTTCGATAATGATGACGAGGTCACCGCCAACCGATACGGTATCAAGTTCTCTGACGTCGCGCCGCGGAGCGATCACCGGCATCTCTGGATCAAGATCGGCGATATCCTCGACCTTGAGCATGAGGAGCGACTTGCATCGTATATGGACCAGCGATTTGTTGCGGCCGGTGACCGTGTAACAACGGACCAGCTTGTCGTCGCGGAGGCCAACCTTCGCCGCCTTCACCAGCGCATCTGGCTCGATCGGCCGGTCTCGTTCCACGTCGAGACCAGCCAGGACATCGAGCGCGTGCTGGCAATCTTCATTCGAGCCAATGACGGCGGCACAAAGCTGTCAAAAGCTGATCTACTGATGTCGGTCGTCACGACCACATGGGGCGACAACTACGTCCGCGAGGAAGTTCTGGGGCTCGTGAACCGCCTCAACAAGGGCATGGGCAGCGAGTTCTCGTTCGACAAGGATCTGGTGATGCGGGCATGTCTGGTGCTGTCCGAGCTGCCGACGGTCTACAGCGTGGCTAATTTCAACGCGCACAATATGGACGTGATGCGCGAAAACTGGCCGCTGGTCCGGCGCTCGCTTGAAGGCGCCGTGGCGCTGGCAGCTCGGTTCGGGCTCGATAGCAATATGCTCACCAGCACCAACACAATCATCCCGATTGCCTATTACCTCTCGCGGCTTGATGGCCATTCGCTCGACGGCACCTCCTCATTCGATGTGAACAATCGCGAACGCATCCGCCGGTGGCTATTCTCATCGCTGATCAATGGCGTATTCGGTGGCAACTCAGATCAGACAATTGCTGCGTGCCGTGACACCATCCGGGAGGCGAGCCGCACAAGCCGCGACTTCCCGCTGAGAGAGCTGGCGCGCGATCTGCGCACTAGAAGAAACCGCTACATCGCGTTCGATGAGGAGGGCGTGAAGCGGCTCTTGGGCATGAACTATGGCTCGAAGCAAACTAGCCTGGCGCTGAGCATGCTGTACGATGGTCGCCAGTTCCGGGCGCGCTACCATGTTGATCATGTCGTCTCCACTGCATCGCTCAGCGAACGCGCGCTTCGCGAGCGCGGGGTGCCAGGAGCTGTTATCGAACGCATCCGAGCGTCGGCAAATCGGCTCGGCAATTTGCAGCTGCTGATCGACCGGGAGAACCTCAACAAGTCCGATGGTGCACTTGCACCATGGCTCGAAGACCGCGGACACAGCTTCCGCGAGCGCCACATGATCCCCGACGATCCCTCTTTGTGGGAACCCGAGGCTTTCTTGGAGTTTCTAGAAGCGCGGGAGGATATCATGAAGAAGGCGCTACAGCGCTTCCTGATAATCGACGAAGTCGCATGA